A stretch of Paenibacillus mucilaginosus 3016 DNA encodes these proteins:
- a CDS encoding acyl carrier protein produces MQDLLQELESHIRTRYEIEEDDDDFTVDVHLFDYGYIDSIGATALIAHIEKTYGIAVTNQDLMLYPMNTVREIATFIHTKKGA; encoded by the coding sequence ATGCAGGACCTGCTTCAAGAACTCGAATCCCATATCCGTACCCGTTACGAAATCGAAGAGGACGATGACGACTTCACGGTTGACGTGCATCTCTTCGACTACGGCTACATTGACTCCATCGGAGCGACTGCCCTGATCGCCCACATCGAGAAGACCTACGGCATCGCGGTGACGAACCAGGATCTGATGCTGTACCCGATGAACACCGTCCGCGAGATTGCGACGTTCATCCACACCAAGAAGGGGGCTTAA